The following coding sequences lie in one Epinephelus moara isolate mb chromosome 17, YSFRI_EMoa_1.0, whole genome shotgun sequence genomic window:
- the mrpl48 gene encoding 39S ribosomal protein L48, mitochondrial yields the protein MSAVLRKLQVSVTQQAFVLNQALTLCRATTSIQHPNWASVHERQYKSMPTHGIGRWRHLLLKGPQKKRKEKHLKKAIIAETDTAYGTLNVKMSGHDMATVEHYAKFAHNLCNRLGIEVAESYALPTKSTEVMLMQEQSTKMYIDAVLKTHERVVQLSCLDATLSPIFMDVLLKNQPEGVQLSMNEHSETDYQARFKSRPALEGLMEKINQ from the exons TTGCAGGTGTCCGTCACACAGCAGGCATTTGTGTTAAATCAAGCGCTAACATTATGCCG GGCCACGACATCCATCCAGCATCCGAATTggg CCTCTGTACATGAAAGACAATACAAATCCATGCCAACCCACGGGATTGGGAGGTGGAGACATCTTTTGCTTAAAGGACCG caaaagaaaaggaaagaaaaacacctgAAGAAAGCGATCATAGCAGAGACCGATACAGCATACGGCACGCTGAACGTGAAAATGTCGGGTCAtgacatggcgactgtggagcaTTACGCCAAGTTCGCCCATAACCTCTGCAACCGGCTCGGCATCGAAGTGGCAGAAAG CTACGCTTTGCCCACCAAGAGCACAGAGGTCATGCTGATGCAGGAGCAAAGCACCAAGATGTACATTGATGCCGTGCTGAAGACTCACGAGCGAGTCGTCCAG ttGAGTTGTCTAGACGCCACGCTGTCTCCCATTTTCATGGACGTTCTTTTGAAGAATCAGCCAGAGGGAGTTCAGCTCTCTATGAATGAG CACTCAGAGACTGATTACCAAGCTCGCTTCAAGAGTCGCCCAGCGCTGGAGGGGCTCATGGAGAAGATAAACCAATAG